The following proteins come from a genomic window of Bacteroidales bacterium:
- the frr gene encoding ribosome recycling factor, translating to MSEQAKQCIDETKNQMQAAISHLEKELMKVRAGKASPQMLDSILVDYYGTMTPLNQIANISTPDAKTIVVQPWDKSVLTVIEKTILNANLGFNPKNDGMVLRITVPTPTEERRKELVKKAKTEAENAKVTIRNIRRDMNEHVKKLQKNGLPEDVAKNTENEIQNFTNNFTNKVDQIFSIKEKDIMTV from the coding sequence ATGAGTGAGCAAGCTAAACAGTGCATAGACGAAACCAAAAATCAGATGCAGGCAGCAATATCGCATCTGGAAAAAGAATTGATGAAAGTACGTGCAGGAAAAGCATCTCCGCAAATGCTCGATTCTATTCTTGTTGACTATTACGGAACAATGACTCCCCTTAATCAGATTGCAAACATCAGCACTCCCGATGCTAAAACTATTGTTGTCCAGCCATGGGATAAGTCGGTACTTACGGTAATAGAAAAAACAATATTAAACGCAAATCTCGGATTTAATCCTAAAAATGATGGCATGGTTTTGAGAATTACTGTTCCAACGCCAACCGAAGAAAGAAGAAAAGAGCTTGTAAAAAAAGCAAAAACCGAAGCTGAAAATGCAAAAGTTACTATAAGAAATATTAGAAGAGATATGAACGAGCATGTAAAAAAGCTTCAGAAAAACGGATTACCCGAAGATGTTGCAAAAAATACCGAAAACGAAATTCAAAACTTTACAAATAATTTCACCAATAAAGTTGACCAAATTTTTTCTATAAAAGAAAAAGATATTATGACGGTTTAA
- the gpmI gene encoding 2,3-bisphosphoglycerate-independent phosphoglycerate mutase has protein sequence MGKDKKVILIIMDGWGIGDGTKSDVITGANTPFIKNLINEPHAKLLCSGEDVGLPEGQMGNSEVGHLNIGAGRVVYQDLVKINLAIGDSSISSNPVLINAFKYAKENNKAVHFLGLISDGGVHSLSTHLMKLCDIATEWDLKNVFVHCCTDGRDTDPKSGLGYIKELKEHLKKTTARIASLTGRYYTMDRDKRWERVKQGYDLLVHGKGKQTTDILKAIEESYNEGVTDEFIKPIVVVNDDGNPLGTIKEDDVFICFNFRTDRLREITTVLTQKEMPDFEMHTIPLQYLTMTRYDESFKNVNIIFDKDDVKNTLGEMISKAGKKQIRIAETEKYPHVTFFFSGGREEPFEGESRILIQSPKVATYDMKPEMSAYEVKDAIVKELKKAEADFVCLNFANADMVGHTGIYPAIIQALEAVDKCVAETITTARANGYSVILTADHGNADLALNADGSPNTAHSNNPVPIYLLDDDYKKINDGKLCNIAPTILKLMNIDIPKDMTGKILI, from the coding sequence ATGGGAAAAGACAAAAAAGTTATTTTAATAATTATGGATGGATGGGGAATTGGTGATGGAACAAAATCCGATGTTATCACCGGTGCCAACACTCCTTTTATTAAAAATCTTATTAATGAACCTCATGCAAAACTTTTATGTTCCGGTGAAGATGTTGGTTTGCCAGAAGGACAAATGGGAAATTCGGAAGTAGGGCATCTTAATATCGGTGCAGGAAGAGTTGTTTATCAGGATTTGGTTAAAATAAATTTAGCAATAGGAGACAGCTCAATATCTTCAAATCCTGTGCTTATAAATGCTTTCAAGTATGCAAAAGAAAATAATAAAGCTGTTCATTTTTTGGGTTTGATTTCCGATGGCGGTGTTCATTCTCTTTCAACGCACTTAATGAAACTGTGTGATATTGCGACTGAATGGGATTTAAAAAATGTTTTTGTTCATTGCTGCACAGATGGAAGAGATACCGACCCTAAAAGTGGTTTGGGTTATATTAAAGAATTAAAAGAACATCTGAAAAAAACAACCGCAAGAATTGCTTCGCTTACCGGCAGATATTATACAATGGACAGAGATAAACGCTGGGAAAGAGTTAAGCAAGGATATGACTTACTGGTTCATGGCAAAGGAAAACAAACCACCGATATTTTAAAAGCAATTGAAGAATCGTATAATGAAGGTGTAACCGATGAATTTATTAAACCTATTGTAGTAGTTAATGATGACGGAAATCCACTCGGAACAATAAAAGAAGATGATGTATTTATTTGTTTTAATTTCAGAACCGACAGGTTGAGAGAAATAACAACAGTTTTGACACAAAAAGAAATGCCCGATTTTGAAATGCACACTATTCCTTTGCAATATTTAACAATGACAAGATACGACGAATCGTTTAAAAATGTAAATATAATTTTCGATAAAGATGATGTTAAAAATACCCTTGGTGAGATGATTTCAAAAGCCGGAAAGAAACAAATCCGCATTGCCGAAACCGAAAAATATCCGCATGTTACATTTTTCTTTTCAGGCGGAAGAGAAGAACCGTTTGAAGGTGAAAGCAGAATTTTAATTCAATCACCCAAAGTTGCAACTTATGATATGAAGCCCGAAATGAGCGCTTATGAAGTTAAAGATGCAATTGTAAAAGAATTGAAAAAAGCAGAAGCTGATTTTGTGTGCCTTAACTTTGCAAATGCCGATATGGTTGGTCATACTGGTATTTATCCGGCAATAATACAAGCCCTCGAAGCAGTTGATAAATGTGTTGCTGAAACTATTACTACTGCAAGAGCAAATGGTTATTCGGTAATATTAACTGCTGACCACGGAAATGCTGACCTTGCTTTAAATGCTGATGGTTCGCCAAATACAGCTCATTCAAATAATCCTGTTCCAATATATTTGCTTGATGATGATTACAAAAAAATAAATGACGGAAAATTGTGCAATATTGCACCAACTATTCTAAAGCTTATGAATATTGATATTCCGAAGGATATGACAGGAAAAATTTTAATTTGA
- a CDS encoding 2TM domain-containing protein — MENSENRNQELWELASARAGFKVHLTVYILVNLSLWGIWYFLTIITEEKTFSYWPIYPMLSWGIGLLFHYMRVYHWTNNWTEKEYEKLLKKKQNKQLE; from the coding sequence ATGGAAAACTCCGAAAACAGAAATCAGGAACTTTGGGAATTAGCAAGTGCACGTGCCGGCTTTAAAGTGCATTTAACGGTTTATATTCTTGTAAATCTTTCTTTGTGGGGTATTTGGTATTTTTTAACAATAATAACTGAAGAAAAAACCTTTTCATATTGGCCTATTTACCCGATGCTTTCATGGGGAATTGGTTTGTTGTTTCACTATATGAGAGTTTATCACTGGACAAATAACTGGACGGAAAAAGAATACGAAAAACTTTTAAAAAAGAAACAAAATAAACAATTAGAATAA
- a CDS encoding MFS transporter, which yields MELSPEEKNTFNLHLIYSIIDGVILGVLALNEFVFVKSLKGNDIQLSILFLFSSVVYVVTIIFNEFVKHIKNKKKLLRQVAVMSRVPLAFLFFFPHSEIETIANSYLHFVFLTIFFIYYLSLPIFNPIINLFLKVNYKHENFGRLYSFATSANKVVMLVITFIYGLLLDFDHYAFTYIFPLVALLSIFSIYLLSKINFIESIENTEKIKLLDAIKKSFLNMNQIIKKNIAYRHFEIGFMYYGFAFMGTISIMTIFFEKGLNLNYSSVAFYKNSYNILAIIMLPFFGKLIGKIDPRKFGVITFASIMMYLLCLVFTEQFPYYFEFMGLKLYFFMLLFVLFNGIFAATMSLLWNIGSAYFCKNKDVANYQSIHMTLTGYRSIFAPFVGVIFYRWVGFSGTFIAGAGFLVVAIIIMFRSYKKYPNTKCNISKEDQNVLQVMS from the coding sequence ATGGAATTATCGCCTGAAGAAAAAAACACATTTAATCTGCATTTAATTTATTCAATTATTGACGGAGTTATTTTAGGCGTATTGGCTTTAAATGAATTTGTTTTTGTAAAAAGTTTAAAAGGAAACGACATTCAACTTAGTATTTTATTCCTTTTCAGTTCTGTGGTTTATGTTGTTACCATTATTTTCAACGAATTTGTTAAACATATAAAAAATAAAAAGAAATTACTTCGGCAAGTTGCTGTTATGAGCCGGGTACCTCTTGCTTTTTTATTTTTCTTTCCTCATTCAGAAATTGAAACTATTGCCAATTCTTATTTGCATTTTGTTTTCCTGACAATTTTCTTTATTTATTACTTATCACTACCTATATTTAACCCGATAATAAATCTTTTTTTAAAAGTTAATTACAAACATGAAAATTTTGGGAGATTGTACAGTTTTGCTACTTCTGCAAATAAAGTTGTAATGTTGGTAATTACTTTTATTTATGGCTTATTGCTCGATTTTGACCATTATGCTTTTACTTATATTTTCCCTTTAGTAGCATTATTAAGCATATTTTCTATTTATTTATTATCTAAGATAAATTTCATTGAAAGCATTGAAAATACTGAAAAGATAAAACTCCTCGATGCAATAAAAAAATCATTTTTAAATATGAATCAGATAATAAAAAAGAATATAGCATATCGTCATTTTGAAATAGGATTTATGTATTATGGATTTGCTTTTATGGGAACAATAAGTATTATGACTATATTTTTTGAAAAAGGATTAAATCTTAATTATTCAAGCGTGGCATTTTATAAAAATTCTTATAATATTTTAGCAATTATCATGCTTCCTTTTTTTGGAAAACTAATAGGTAAAATTGACCCCAGAAAGTTTGGTGTAATAACATTTGCCTCAATTATGATGTATTTATTATGTTTGGTTTTTACCGAACAATTTCCTTATTATTTTGAATTTATGGGATTAAAACTTTATTTTTTTATGTTGTTATTTGTTTTATTTAATGGAATATTTGCAGCAACCATGTCGCTTTTATGGAATATCGGCTCCGCTTATTTTTGTAAAAATAAAGATGTTGCCAACTATCAGTCAATTCACATGACACTTACCGGGTATCGTTCAATATTTGCTCCTTTTGTAGGTGTGATTTTTTATCGTTGGGTTGGTTTCTCCGGAACTTTTATTGCCGGAGCAGGATTTTTAGTAGTTGCAATTATTATAATGTTCAGGTCATATAAGAAATACCCAAACACCAAATGTAATATTTCAAAGGAAGACCAGAATGTATTACAAGTTATGAGCTAA
- a CDS encoding SPASM domain-containing protein, translating into MDKLIISLDGTTQESYSAYRSGGSFDKVIEGVENIVKTKSELKRKNPFIVLQFLVFRHNENELTEIKKLAKKLKVNKFELKSAQIYDFENGNILIPSNKKYSRYRKVGEKYIIKNKLKNKCFRLWTNPVITYDGKVVPCCFDKNAEYKLGDLKKNTFNEILNDKFYKKFRKKNLSHRDIISICKNCTE; encoded by the coding sequence TTGGATAAACTTATTATTTCTCTTGACGGAACAACGCAGGAATCCTATTCAGCTTACCGCAGCGGCGGTTCATTTGATAAAGTTATTGAAGGAGTTGAAAATATTGTAAAAACTAAAAGTGAACTAAAAAGAAAAAATCCTTTCATTGTTTTGCAATTTCTTGTTTTCAGACATAATGAAAACGAGTTAACTGAAATTAAAAAATTAGCTAAAAAGCTTAAAGTAAACAAATTTGAACTTAAATCGGCACAAATTTACGATTTTGAGAATGGAAATATTTTAATTCCTTCAAATAAAAAATATTCGAGGTACAGAAAAGTTGGAGAAAAGTATATTATTAAAAATAAACTTAAAAATAAATGCTTCCGTTTATGGACAAACCCTGTTATAACTTACGACGGAAAGGTTGTTCCTTGTTGCTTTGACAAAAATGCGGAATACAAATTGGGTGATTTGAAAAAAAATACTTTTAATGAAATTTTAAATGATAAATTTTACAAAAAATTTAGAAAAAAAAATCTATCACACAGAGATATAATTTCTATATGTAAAAATTGTACAGAGTAA
- a CDS encoding septum formation initiator family protein translates to MKVFKKILSVFINKYVIAVVIFLSWVGIFDKNNMIIQYRLKSELNQLQKDKKYYSDEIKKSKEEIEGLTTNNKILEKFAREKYLMKKENEEIFVIVKQKKTTVLND, encoded by the coding sequence ATGAAGGTTTTCAAAAAAATATTATCAGTTTTTATTAATAAATATGTTATTGCTGTGGTTATTTTCCTTTCATGGGTAGGAATTTTTGACAAGAATAATATGATAATTCAATATAGGTTAAAATCGGAATTGAATCAATTGCAAAAAGATAAAAAATATTATTCCGATGAAATTAAAAAAAGCAAAGAAGAAATTGAAGGTCTCACAACAAATAATAAAATACTTGAAAAATTTGCCCGCGAAAAATATCTTATGAAAAAAGAAAATGAGGAGATATTTGTTATTGTTAAACAAAAAAAGACGACAGTATTAAATGATTAA
- the pyrH gene encoding UMP kinase gives MKYKRILLKLSGESLMGSNQAGIDPTTVNGYCEEIKAIVAEGVQLGIVVGGGNIFRGLKGLKEGFDRVQGDYMGMLATIINSMALQSLLEKNNVKTKILSGITIEPVCKTMSRKMALKYMVNGYVVIIAGGTGNPYFTTDTAAALRAAEIKAEVILKGTRVDGVYNTDPEKDKNAVKFDNLTFNEAIDKGLGIMDLTAFTFCRENKIPIIVFNMNVKGNLKRIIRGDKVGTLINNL, from the coding sequence ATGAAATATAAACGAATCCTGTTAAAATTAAGCGGTGAATCATTGATGGGAAGCAATCAGGCAGGCATTGACCCCACAACAGTGAATGGATATTGTGAAGAAATTAAAGCTATAGTTGCTGAAGGGGTTCAACTTGGAATTGTTGTTGGCGGAGGCAATATTTTCAGGGGTTTAAAAGGATTAAAAGAAGGATTCGACCGTGTTCAAGGTGATTATATGGGAATGTTGGCAACTATCATCAACAGCATGGCTCTTCAATCATTATTGGAGAAAAATAATGTTAAAACCAAAATATTATCAGGCATTACGATAGAACCTGTATGCAAAACTATGAGCAGGAAAATGGCATTGAAATATATGGTTAACGGTTATGTTGTGATTATAGCTGGTGGAACAGGAAATCCTTATTTTACAACAGATACAGCAGCAGCTTTACGTGCTGCAGAAATTAAAGCCGAAGTAATTCTTAAAGGAACAAGAGTAGATGGAGTTTATAATACCGACCCTGAAAAAGACAAGAATGCTGTAAAATTCGATAATTTAACTTTTAACGAAGCGATTGATAAAGGACTTGGGATAATGGATTTAACCGCATTTACATTTTGCAGGGAAAATAAAATTCCGATTATAGTTTTTAATATGAACGTAAAAGGTAATCTGAAAAGAATAATTAGAGGCGACAAAGTAGGAACACTTATTAATAATTTATGA